In Sedimentibacter sp. MB31-C6, one genomic interval encodes:
- a CDS encoding PilZ domain-containing protein, which produces MINRSSLVKIYDFKKEFIGKGRLLNLNKPTIIVKGNNLPVLSYDTKIYIYVYDSLKGIFPYLCKVSVASSKQITANIIGVEPVIERRTALKVNTNLTFYLDKIYRDDEDLTEDLPRIKINLHNLSIRGMLISSNFEFQINDRIIFCFKTFKSTPIFLEAKVIRIDDIIDEETNNVISNNYGCIFLNTSNSDESIILKYLFDRQLQLYKGR; this is translated from the coding sequence ATGATTAATAGATCTTCATTAGTTAAAATTTATGATTTTAAAAAAGAATTTATAGGAAAAGGTAGGTTGTTAAACTTAAATAAACCGACGATTATTGTTAAAGGAAATAATTTGCCAGTTTTAAGTTATGATACAAAAATATATATATATGTATATGATTCCCTTAAAGGAATATTTCCTTATCTATGTAAGGTGAGCGTAGCTTCAAGCAAACAAATTACTGCTAATATCATAGGTGTAGAACCAGTCATAGAACGCAGAACTGCTTTGAAGGTTAATACCAACTTGACCTTTTATTTAGATAAGATTTATAGAGATGATGAAGATTTAACTGAAGATTTACCTCGCATAAAAATCAACTTGCATAATTTAAGTATAAGAGGAATGTTAATATCATCTAATTTTGAATTTCAAATTAATGATAGAATTATATTTTGTTTTAAAACTTTTAAATCTACACCTATATTTTTAGAAGCTAAGGTTATAAGAATCGATGATATTATTGATGAAGAAACTAATAATGTAATATCAAACAATTATGGATGTATTTTTTTAAATACTTCAAATAGTGATGAGTCTATAATATTAAAATATCTTTTTGATAGGCAACTTCAATTATACAAGGGCAGATGA
- a CDS encoding S-layer homology domain-containing protein, with product MKKLLIIIATIVIIFNINSTCYGAEDNTLRASFDVEDVSGTNFKEITITPYRYINNRRIEEDEDDEFYIYLPSGYQVIGKSASFIVDKDGKYPFTIYYGRNPKTIFYTVKDIDEDDDDDNKYSNKDDRDDIFFDYELKYDYEKKQVLFYMNLDKVRSVVTPDNKTTISNEINYYLNKLENNVPFSFTIYVDDEKYDYKVIKQGEFYLLITLSPINYDDYSTIVKYSGYNFTDNDNYTTIPSMDIYDDNGNYEVLVKSDTNSQELFNFNITGIDYRRPDIDISFLNDYTFELDVKDDFGLDYLITFDGKYIPISKGKDDIKEFNYKHNTIINYDGIYYFTVVDKAGNRSVASTKITSRRRPRKHSLDYDVHDYKYTEDLFENKGLKYKKTEETASTFEILIPAYMNGVNSTNFNPDSPITRAEMVTIFCRINDLPYDTTAYLKNKFTDIDNHWARDYISMGSKKRYVSGYKDKTFRPDSNVTRAEFCEMLSKISSFKSKINALPATSNFNFSDINGHWAKSAIIKISNRDLVSGNGNYFYPDKPITRGEVVHAINNLYNYSPSDNELVYINSLYNKYYNFKDIYYHKYYNDIIISVVGMYREIID from the coding sequence ATGAAAAAATTATTAATTATTATTGCAACAATTGTAATAATTTTTAACATAAATAGTACATGCTATGGCGCAGAAGATAACACTTTAAGAGCTAGCTTTGACGTAGAAGACGTATCTGGTACAAATTTTAAGGAAATCACTATAACACCATATCGTTATATAAATAACAGAAGGATAGAAGAAGACGAAGACGATGAATTTTATATATACCTGCCTTCTGGTTACCAAGTTATAGGAAAATCTGCATCATTTATAGTAGATAAAGATGGAAAATATCCATTCACTATTTACTATGGAAGAAATCCTAAAACAATTTTTTATACTGTTAAAGATATTGATGAAGATGATGATGATGATAATAAATATTCCAATAAAGATGATAGAGATGATATATTCTTCGACTATGAACTTAAATATGACTATGAAAAAAAGCAAGTACTTTTTTATATGAATCTCGATAAGGTACGTTCAGTAGTTACCCCTGATAACAAAACAACTATATCAAATGAAATTAATTATTACTTGAATAAATTAGAAAACAATGTTCCTTTTAGCTTCACTATTTATGTTGATGATGAAAAATATGATTATAAAGTAATTAAGCAAGGTGAATTTTACCTTTTAATAACACTTTCACCTATAAACTATGATGACTATAGTACAATTGTAAAATATTCTGGATACAATTTTACTGATAACGATAATTACACAACTATTCCTAGTATGGACATATACGATGATAATGGTAATTATGAAGTTCTTGTTAAATCAGATACTAATTCTCAAGAATTATTTAATTTCAATATTACGGGAATTGATTACAGAAGACCTGATATAGATATTAGTTTCTTGAATGATTATACTTTTGAATTAGATGTTAAAGATGACTTTGGACTGGATTATTTAATAACTTTTGATGGAAAATATATTCCAATAAGTAAAGGTAAAGATGATATAAAAGAGTTTAATTATAAACATAATACAATAATAAATTATGATGGTATATACTATTTTACAGTTGTTGATAAAGCTGGAAATAGATCTGTTGCATCTACTAAAATTACATCCAGAAGAAGACCTCGTAAGCATTCATTGGATTATGATGTGCATGATTATAAATATACTGAGGATTTATTTGAAAATAAAGGTCTAAAATATAAAAAAACAGAGGAAACTGCGAGTACCTTTGAAATATTAATTCCTGCTTATATGAATGGCGTCAATTCTACTAATTTTAACCCAGATTCACCAATTACACGAGCAGAAATGGTAACTATTTTTTGCAGAATAAATGACCTTCCCTATGACACAACTGCTTATTTAAAAAATAAATTTACGGATATAGATAATCATTGGGCAAGGGATTATATCTCAATGGGCAGTAAAAAAAGATATGTTTCAGGATATAAGGACAAAACTTTTCGCCCAGATAGTAATGTAACTAGAGCTGAATTTTGTGAGATGTTATCAAAAATAAGTAGCTTTAAATCAAAAATAAACGCATTGCCAGCTACTAGTAACTTTAATTTCTCTGATATAAATGGCCATTGGGCAAAAAGTGCAATAATCAAAATTTCAAATAGAGATTTAGTTTCAGGTAATGGTAATTATTTTTATCCTGATAAACCAATAACTAGAGGTGAAGTTGTACATGCTATAAATAATCTTTATAATTATAGTCCTTCAGACAATGAGTTAGTTTATATTAATTCATTGTACAATAAATACTATAACTTTAAAGATATTTATTATCATAAGTATTATAATGACATAATTATTTCAGTTGTAGGTATGTATAGAGAAATTATTGATTGA
- a CDS encoding late competence development ComFB family protein translates to MVVNYLEVCVENYLHKLLETDPNYNDICKCEQCADDIMAMALNNLKPYYITSKKGEVFAEYSSLECQNHAEVVKEVIKAIEFISKNKNHE, encoded by the coding sequence ATGGTAGTAAATTATTTAGAAGTATGCGTTGAAAATTATTTACACAAATTATTAGAAACTGACCCGAATTACAATGATATCTGCAAATGCGAACAATGTGCTGATGATATCATGGCTATGGCATTAAATAACCTTAAACCTTACTATATAACTTCAAAAAAAGGTGAAGTTTTTGCTGAATACAGTTCCTTAGAATGTCAGAATCACGCAGAAGTTGTTAAGGAAGTCATTAAAGCAATTGAATTCATTTCAAAAAATAAGAATCATGAATAA
- a CDS encoding Gfo/Idh/MocA family oxidoreductase — MKKVITYGSFDLFHDGHYRLLKRAKELGDYLIVGVTTEQYDEYRGKLNIIDSIVNRIEHIKQTGFADEIIIEDHMGQKIEDILKYNIDIFTVGSDWTGKFDYLKEYCEVIYLERTKGISSTMLRVTNYNIIKIGIIGSGRIANRFVPESKAVNGVNVESVYNPHLQSAKKLADKFELNTYTDNIDIFYNDIDAVYIASPHNTHYEYIKSSLINGKHVLCEKPMVLSKSQAEELFDIAISNNLVLLEAIKTAYTPGFLKLIGIAKSGEIGVIRDVEACFTKLVSGNIRELQKEENGGSFTELASYPLLAIIKILGTDYKEVRFDCFVDKNGIDLYTKAYLYYDTTIATAKVGLGVKSEGQLIISGTNGYLLAEAPWWKTQHFEVRHEDSNKNEKFYTKFYAEGLRYEISDFESLINGNKKKEFKLTAIESVVLAKIMEDFINGKNKNIITIN; from the coding sequence TTGAAGAAAGTTATTACATACGGTTCTTTTGATTTGTTTCACGATGGCCATTATAGATTGTTAAAAAGAGCAAAAGAATTAGGTGATTACCTTATTGTTGGGGTTACAACAGAGCAATATGACGAGTATAGAGGTAAGCTTAATATTATTGATTCTATAGTAAATAGAATTGAACATATAAAACAAACGGGTTTTGCAGATGAAATTATAATTGAAGACCACATGGGCCAAAAAATCGAGGATATATTAAAATATAATATTGATATTTTTACTGTTGGCTCGGATTGGACTGGAAAATTTGATTATTTAAAGGAGTACTGTGAAGTTATATATCTAGAAAGAACAAAAGGTATTTCCAGTACAATGCTAAGAGTTACTAATTATAATATTATTAAAATTGGAATTATAGGAAGCGGAAGAATAGCAAATAGATTTGTGCCAGAATCAAAAGCAGTAAATGGTGTAAATGTTGAATCTGTTTATAATCCACATTTACAAAGTGCAAAAAAATTAGCTGATAAATTCGAACTAAATACCTATACTGATAATATCGATATATTTTATAATGACATTGATGCAGTATATATTGCATCTCCACATAATACTCATTATGAATATATAAAATCATCTTTAATTAATGGAAAACACGTATTATGCGAAAAACCTATGGTATTAAGTAAATCACAGGCTGAAGAATTATTTGATATAGCAATAAGTAACAATCTCGTTTTATTGGAAGCAATTAAGACTGCATATACTCCAGGATTTTTAAAGCTAATAGGAATCGCTAAAAGTGGTGAAATTGGAGTGATACGGGATGTTGAAGCATGCTTTACGAAGTTAGTTTCTGGAAATATTAGAGAATTGCAAAAGGAAGAAAATGGCGGTAGTTTTACTGAACTTGCAAGCTATCCACTATTAGCCATAATAAAAATACTAGGTACTGATTATAAAGAAGTTCGGTTTGATTGCTTTGTAGATAAAAATGGTATAGATTTATATACGAAAGCCTATTTATATTATGACACTACTATAGCCACTGCTAAGGTTGGTTTAGGAGTAAAGTCAGAAGGTCAACTTATTATATCAGGAACTAACGGATATCTTTTAGCAGAAGCTCCATGGTGGAAAACACAACATTTTGAAGTAAGACATGAAGACTCTAATAAAAATGAAAAATTTTACACAAAATTTTATGCTGAAGGTTTAAGATATGAAATTAGTGATTTTGAATCCCTAATTAACGGCAATAAAAAAAAGGAATTTAAACTTACAGCTATTGAATCAGTTGTTTTAGCAAAAATAATGGAAGACTTCATAAATGGTAAGAACAAAAATATAATTACAATTAATTAA
- a CDS encoding glycosyltransferase, protein MKNLISIIVPVYNVERHIIKCIESITNQTYTNLEIICINDGSTDDSGKICDDYSKRDNRIKVIHKKNEGVSSARNFGLKYATGEFIGFVDPDDWIENRMYEVMIDALLENNADIAIANYYIDTDETTTPMINQEQIDYKPFNQEKLITYAFKRDEYKGFGAYIWNKLFRASLFKMNDSSTLNFDENITFCEDIIFFTNLALNSKKSIYITKPMYHYYKRNSSLSHTADISKRVGSLHAYKRIIEMLENKHIVTWLKRFYTYHASLILEICVNNNYDDKITIYANETKRYIKEYINTNTEYPERIQRMEKLLQYNVNV, encoded by the coding sequence ATGAAAAATTTAATCTCAATTATTGTCCCTGTATATAATGTAGAAAGACACATTATAAAATGTATTGAAAGCATTACTAATCAAACTTACACGAATTTAGAAATTATTTGCATAAATGATGGTTCTACTGATGATAGTGGTAAAATATGTGATGATTATTCTAAAAGGGATAATAGAATTAAAGTAATTCATAAAAAAAATGAAGGTGTAAGTTCTGCAAGAAATTTCGGCTTAAAATATGCGACCGGCGAATTTATTGGATTTGTAGATCCAGATGATTGGATTGAAAATAGAATGTATGAAGTTATGATTGATGCTTTATTAGAGAATAATGCTGATATAGCAATAGCTAATTATTACATTGACACTGATGAAACTACTACTCCAATGATTAATCAAGAACAAATTGATTATAAACCTTTTAATCAAGAAAAACTTATTACCTATGCGTTTAAAAGAGATGAATACAAAGGTTTCGGTGCGTATATTTGGAATAAATTATTTAGAGCTTCTTTGTTTAAAATGAATGATAGCTCTACATTAAATTTTGATGAAAATATTACATTTTGTGAAGATATTATATTTTTTACAAACTTAGCACTAAATTCAAAAAAATCAATTTATATAACAAAACCTATGTATCATTATTATAAGCGTAACAGTTCTCTTTCACATACAGCAGATATATCTAAAAGAGTAGGTAGTTTACATGCTTATAAAAGAATAATCGAAATGTTAGAAAATAAGCATATAGTTACTTGGCTTAAACGTTTCTATACATATCATGCTAGTCTTATCCTAGAAATTTGTGTGAATAACAATTATGATGACAAAATAACAATTTACGCTAATGAAACGAAAAGATATATTAAAGAGTACATAAATACTAATACTGAATACCCCGAAAGAATTCAACGAATGGAGAAATTGCTTCAATATAATGTGAATGTATAG
- a CDS encoding polysaccharide pyruvyl transferase family protein encodes MKKIGILNFHFCDNYGAVLQCYALKYTINKLDGCYAEVINFNPNWKPSSFENEIIKNKYISKLDKYEKFREKYLEIESDFIYDMTSDKCPKFDYYIVGSDQVWNTTFSFSNTAYFLDFVEDNSVKISYAASIGIGLEDKRLNPKIFEKYIPNFNYLSIREKTHEAFVQQFTEKKVHTVLDPTLLLEKEEYDKLIDNTKSEKEKDKYIFFYFLNHDKTAPLAISFVNMLARKYNLKVIHFFTEAPKGLFKNNSDSFFFDGPIDFLWYIKNAEIIVTNSFHGTIFSILYQKPFYTYIVKSMSSRIYDLLENLGLKNRIISGFKKLRDVDFNIDYTEVNKKIKFSREYSLNFLKKSLNIKKF; translated from the coding sequence ATGAAGAAAATAGGTATTTTAAATTTTCATTTTTGTGATAATTATGGAGCTGTTTTACAATGTTATGCTTTAAAATATACAATAAATAAATTAGATGGATGTTATGCAGAAGTTATAAACTTTAATCCCAATTGGAAACCTAGTTCTTTTGAAAATGAAATTATTAAAAATAAATATATTAGTAAACTAGATAAATATGAAAAATTCAGAGAAAAGTATCTAGAAATTGAGAGTGACTTTATTTATGACATGACTTCAGATAAATGTCCTAAGTTTGACTATTATATTGTAGGTAGTGATCAGGTTTGGAATACTACTTTTAGTTTTTCCAATACTGCTTACTTTCTCGATTTTGTAGAGGATAATTCAGTTAAGATTTCTTATGCAGCAAGTATTGGAATTGGACTTGAAGATAAAAGGTTAAATCCTAAGATATTTGAAAAATATATACCTAATTTTAATTATTTATCAATCAGAGAAAAAACTCACGAGGCTTTTGTACAGCAATTTACAGAAAAAAAAGTTCATACTGTGTTAGATCCAACTCTACTACTTGAAAAAGAAGAATATGATAAATTAATTGATAATACAAAAAGTGAAAAAGAAAAAGATAAATATATATTTTTTTACTTTCTTAATCATGATAAAACTGCTCCATTAGCCATAAGTTTTGTAAATATGTTAGCTAGAAAATATAATTTAAAAGTTATTCATTTTTTTACAGAGGCACCAAAAGGATTATTTAAAAATAATTCAGATAGTTTTTTCTTTGATGGACCAATTGACTTTCTATGGTACATTAAAAATGCAGAAATAATAGTGACTAATTCCTTTCATGGAACTATTTTTTCAATACTATATCAAAAACCATTTTATACTTATATAGTTAAAAGTATGTCATCAAGAATTTATGATTTATTAGAAAACTTAGGCCTTAAAAATAGAATAATCTCTGGATTTAAAAAACTAAGAGATGTTGATTTTAATATTGATTACACTGAAGTAAATAAGAAAATTAAATTTTCTAGAGAATATTCCTTGAACTTTTTAAAAAAGTCATTGAATATTAAAAAATTTTAA
- a CDS encoding acyltransferase — protein MKEKIIQKCKHYIYILKRIDIFKFIYWNFISNCVIREEKCYIFTMKNSVLDIDKSARIILSGNNITIGHNKLRKSKAETYLRMEKNSKWISKGGAKLFYDTVLELKNNAIFEAGYFTVNGGSTIIVAQNIIFGDNVMLGRNILVYDSDHHQVLDAEGRMTNPPQKVVIEDNVWLTSNVTVLKGVHIGQGSLVTAQTLVRKDVPHNSVAGGGATAKIISNHASWSRKSTNI, from the coding sequence ATGAAAGAAAAAATAATTCAAAAATGTAAACATTATATATATATATTGAAAAGAATTGACATATTTAAATTTATATACTGGAATTTTATTTCTAATTGTGTAATACGAGAAGAGAAATGCTATATTTTTACAATGAAAAATTCAGTATTAGATATTGATAAAAGTGCACGAATTATTCTTAGTGGTAATAACATTACTATTGGTCATAATAAATTAAGAAAATCAAAAGCAGAAACCTATTTACGTATGGAAAAAAACTCAAAATGGATTTCAAAAGGTGGGGCAAAACTCTTTTATGATACAGTTTTAGAATTAAAAAATAACGCAATATTTGAAGCAGGGTATTTCACCGTAAATGGAGGTAGTACTATTATTGTTGCCCAAAATATAATCTTTGGAGATAATGTAATGTTAGGTCGTAATATTTTAGTTTATGACAGTGATCATCATCAAGTTTTGGATGCAGAAGGAAGGATGACTAATCCTCCTCAGAAGGTTGTTATAGAGGATAATGTGTGGTTGACATCTAATGTAACTGTACTAAAAGGAGTTCATATAGGGCAAGGTAGTTTAGTTACAGCGCAGACGTTAGTTAGAAAGGATGTTCCACATAATTCTGTAGCTGGAGGTGGAGCTACAGCTAAAATTATTAGTAATCATGCTTCATGGAGTCGTAAAAGTACTAACATTTAA
- a CDS encoding Coenzyme F420 hydrogenase/dehydrogenase, beta subunit C-terminal domain: MINNIKKEQCTGCKMCSDVCPVDAITYPLDKEGFWYPDVDYSKCIKCQNCIKSCPSLTKIDFKKNKPEVYSGWINNTDIRLKSTSGGMYYAMASYFINSGGYIVGSRYTGNYKGAKHIYSNTIEGLNQVMGSKYFQSDAKGIYLTVKKLLEEGKKVLFCGTPCQGGALQSFLKKDYNNLVIADFICRGVNSPMVFKSYMEELENEYNSEIEFVHLKNKKNGWTSLATLVKFKNGSEYYKDKNNDLWVKGFIKGNLYMRPSCHNCKYKELPRIADITIGDFWGIQGADSKDMFNGISVIMVNSEKGKSLITSIKDSITLEEQSLESAIKGNPCILTSAQEGTERNRFFKLLEKYPFTTAVQMCFTDK; the protein is encoded by the coding sequence ATGATTAATAATATTAAGAAGGAACAATGTACTGGATGTAAAATGTGTTCAGATGTATGTCCGGTTGATGCAATCACTTACCCACTAGACAAAGAAGGATTTTGGTATCCTGATGTTGACTATAGTAAGTGTATAAAATGCCAAAACTGCATTAAGTCATGTCCAAGTTTAACAAAAATTGATTTTAAGAAGAATAAGCCTGAAGTTTATTCAGGATGGATTAATAATACTGATATTAGATTAAAAAGCACTTCAGGTGGTATGTATTATGCTATGGCAAGTTATTTTATAAACTCAGGAGGATATATTGTAGGATCAAGGTATACGGGCAATTATAAAGGAGCTAAGCATATATATTCTAATACAATTGAAGGCTTAAATCAGGTTATGGGTTCCAAGTATTTTCAAAGTGATGCTAAAGGAATTTATCTTACTGTTAAAAAACTTCTTGAAGAAGGTAAGAAAGTACTATTTTGTGGTACTCCTTGTCAGGGGGGTGCATTGCAATCATTTTTGAAGAAAGACTATAACAATCTTGTTATAGCTGATTTTATTTGTAGAGGTGTTAATTCACCAATGGTCTTTAAAAGTTATATGGAAGAATTGGAGAATGAATATAATTCTGAAATTGAATTTGTTCATTTAAAAAATAAGAAAAATGGCTGGACAAGTTTAGCTACTTTAGTTAAGTTTAAAAATGGTTCTGAATATTATAAAGATAAAAATAATGATTTGTGGGTAAAAGGTTTCATTAAAGGGAATTTGTATATGAGACCTTCGTGTCATAATTGCAAATATAAAGAGTTACCAAGGATTGCTGATATAACTATCGGTGATTTTTGGGGAATACAAGGAGCAGATTCTAAAGATATGTTTAATGGAATATCAGTAATTATGGTAAATTCAGAAAAAGGGAAGAGTTTGATTACGTCTATAAAAGATTCAATTACTTTAGAAGAACAATCATTAGAAAGTGCTATTAAAGGAAACCCTTGCATATTAACATCTGCACAAGAAGGAACAGAGCGCAATCGATTTTTTAAACTTTTAGAAAAATATCCATTTACTACAGCAGTTCAAATGTGTTTTACAGATAAATAA
- a CDS encoding aldo/keto reductase: protein MINGEITTSYKRILSNGISIPEMGFGTDIAQTWRNSSNRVTKIYRRTKQYYKLVKSKNFKRLKVDNSLPKIVKYAPKLNCRLFDTSRAYGGSEYVLGHELKGYNRDDYFIITKLSNFDQKNKTVKEAIISSLEQLNMDYVDLYLIHWPQTDTYLKSWKQMEQIYKEGLCRAIGVCNFNIHHLEELKKVAEIMPMVNQFECHPLFTQNNLIDYCNENGIQVMAYTPTGRMDFRLKRNRKLEIISKNYNKSIPQIILRWHMQNGNIPIVNTTKLDHLRENMDIFDFELTNQEVEQINSININSRLRYDPDNCDFDRL from the coding sequence GTGATTAACGGTGAAATAACAACAAGTTATAAAAGAATCTTATCAAATGGAATAAGTATACCTGAAATGGGTTTTGGAACAGATATAGCTCAAACTTGGAGAAACTCAAGTAATAGAGTTACCAAAATTTATAGAAGAACTAAACAATATTACAAATTAGTAAAGAGCAAGAATTTTAAAAGGTTAAAAGTAGATAATTCTTTGCCTAAGATTGTAAAATATGCACCTAAATTAAATTGTAGGTTATTTGATACTTCGAGAGCATATGGTGGGAGTGAATACGTATTGGGACATGAGCTTAAGGGGTATAATAGAGATGATTATTTTATAATAACTAAACTTAGTAATTTTGATCAAAAAAATAAAACAGTTAAAGAAGCTATTATATCGAGTCTTGAGCAATTAAATATGGATTACGTTGATTTATATTTAATTCATTGGCCACAAACAGATACATATTTAAAATCTTGGAAGCAAATGGAGCAAATATATAAAGAGGGACTGTGTAGAGCAATTGGAGTATGTAACTTTAATATTCATCATTTAGAAGAGTTGAAAAAAGTTGCTGAAATAATGCCAATGGTTAATCAATTTGAATGTCACCCATTATTTACTCAAAATAATTTAATTGACTATTGTAATGAAAATGGTATACAAGTTATGGCATATACCCCTACAGGAAGAATGGATTTTCGTTTAAAACGTAATAGAAAGTTAGAAATAATATCAAAAAATTATAATAAGTCAATACCACAAATTATATTAAGATGGCATATGCAAAATGGAAATATCCCAATAGTAAACACCACAAAGCTTGATCATCTAAGGGAGAATATGGATATTTTTGACTTCGAATTAACTAATCAAGAAGTCGAACAAATTAATAGTATAAATATTAATTCAAGGTTAAGATATGATCCAGATAATTGCGACTTTGACAGATTGTAA
- a CDS encoding CDP-glycerol glycerophosphotransferase family protein, producing MRLNIRNKIIELIPTIIEGITYAQNAESHLAIQVLDDCINAISSIFNSLESGLSENRISFYAIKINSIIEKIMQMKTFVNNGQNTKEISYKIENLIISLKGSLLDESEVKLEIVFLPYKSSMWDSMESIWRAAKDDPRCNCHVVPIPYYVNTEKNDFSTLEYEGDNFNEEVPVTHFKDYDISVKKPDIIYFHNPYDEYNTLTRVPTQYYSRNLVKYTNMLVYCPYFVSMSYSLNKDDKINNFYKMPGIYNSHKVICQSVAFSNFLTGFGFDSSNLLTYGSPKIDSVIYNLHNKNYNIPKEWIKKLQGKKVFLLNTKIFHFSIKGQETVEDLENLIHSIIDNPNCALIWRPHPLARSGIKKYTPDLYNKYVKLEESVEKIENCILDTTSTYLLSFILSDALISDGSSIINNYLITKKPIYHLEPYGSIKTFNYFTDPSAFYIDYLGTSITDFRDMILNDKDYNLHNRLKITEDTFPNLDGKAGERIHSKIYDEVYKK from the coding sequence ATGAGACTTAACATTAGAAATAAAATAATTGAATTAATTCCTACTATTATAGAAGGGATAACATATGCGCAAAATGCTGAAAGCCATTTAGCAATTCAAGTATTAGATGACTGTATAAATGCAATTTCTTCAATCTTTAATTCTTTAGAATCAGGGTTATCAGAAAATAGGATATCTTTTTATGCTATAAAAATAAACTCCATAATTGAAAAAATAATGCAAATGAAGACCTTTGTTAATAACGGCCAAAATACTAAAGAAATTTCATATAAAATAGAAAACTTAATAATTAGTTTAAAAGGTAGTCTATTGGATGAATCAGAAGTTAAACTGGAAATAGTTTTTTTACCGTACAAGTCTTCGATGTGGGATTCAATGGAAAGTATTTGGAGAGCAGCTAAAGATGACCCAAGGTGTAACTGTCATGTAGTTCCAATTCCTTACTATGTTAATACAGAAAAAAATGATTTTTCTACCTTAGAGTATGAGGGTGATAATTTTAATGAAGAGGTTCCAGTAACACATTTTAAGGATTATGATATTTCTGTAAAAAAACCTGATATTATTTATTTTCACAATCCATATGATGAATACAATACTTTGACTCGAGTACCTACTCAATATTATTCTAGGAATTTAGTAAAATACACTAATATGCTGGTATATTGCCCATACTTTGTAAGTATGTCATATAGTCTTAATAAAGATGATAAAATTAATAATTTCTACAAAATGCCTGGAATTTATAATTCACATAAGGTAATTTGTCAATCCGTAGCATTTAGCAATTTTTTAACTGGTTTCGGTTTTGATTCTAGTAATTTGTTAACATATGGGTCTCCAAAAATAGATTCTGTTATTTATAATTTGCATAATAAAAATTATAATATTCCTAAAGAATGGATAAAAAAGCTTCAAGGGAAAAAGGTATTTTTATTAAATACAAAAATTTTTCACTTTAGTATAAAAGGACAGGAAACTGTTGAAGATTTAGAAAATTTAATACATTCTATTATTGATAATCCTAATTGTGCTTTAATATGGAGACCACATCCTTTAGCACGTTCTGGCATTAAGAAATATACACCAGATTTATATAACAAATACGTGAAATTAGAGGAATCAGTAGAAAAAATAGAAAATTGTATTTTGGATACTACATCTACATACCTTTTATCGTTTATTTTATCAGATGCACTTATTAGTGATGGTAGTTCTATAATAAATAATTATTTAATCACTAAAAAACCTATTTATCATTTAGAACCATATGGTTCAATTAAGACTTTTAATTATTTTACTGATCCTTCAGCATTTTATATTGATTATTTAGGTACTTCTATTACAGATTTTAGGGATATGATACTTAATGATAAAGATTATAATTTGCATAATAGATTAAAAATTACTGAAGATACATTTCCTAATCTTGATGGAAAAGCAGGGGAGCGAATACATAGTAAAATATACGACGAAGTATATAAAAAATGA